In Phormidium yuhuli AB48, one genomic interval encodes:
- a CDS encoding ArsR/SmtB family transcription factor — translation MDKSQPSPQSQTPHCSVRHPVDLSEVRSRRSQLLDVDKAQRMAAFFSCLGDPNRLRILSVLSQGDQCVCDLAAVVNMSESAVSHQLRTLRAHRIVGYRRQGRNVFYYLQDDHVANLYHEIAEHLDEPEDS, via the coding sequence ATGGATAAATCGCAGCCTAGCCCTCAATCTCAAACCCCTCATTGCTCGGTTCGCCATCCGGTGGATTTAAGTGAGGTGCGATCGCGGCGATCGCAGCTACTCGATGTCGACAAAGCCCAACGCATGGCCGCCTTCTTTAGTTGTCTGGGCGACCCCAATCGGCTGCGCATTCTCTCGGTCTTATCCCAGGGCGATCAATGTGTCTGTGACCTGGCGGCAGTGGTCAATATGAGTGAGTCAGCGGTCTCTCATCAACTGCGCACCCTTCGCGCCCATCGTATTGTGGGCTACCGACGACAGGGGCGTAATGTGTTCTACTATCTGCAAGATGACCATGTGGCCAATCTCTACCATGAGATTGCCGAACATCTCGATGAACCCGAGGACTCGTGA